The Canis lupus dingo isolate Sandy chromosome 8, ASM325472v2, whole genome shotgun sequence genome has a segment encoding these proteins:
- the LOC112672720 gene encoding olfactory receptor 4L1-like: MDLKNGSVVTEFILLGFSGQREFHIFFFVTFLLIYSATVWGNILIMVTVKFSSTLHSPMYFLLGNLSFLDMCLSTVTTPKMITDLLSEHKTISVWGCMTQMFFMHLFGGAEMTLLIAMAFDRYVAICKPLHYRTIMSHRLLSGFMILSWTIGFVHTMSQMVLTVNLPFCGPNVIDNIFCDLPLVIQLACMDTYTMEFFVIADSGLLSLICFILLLVSYTVILITVQQRSSGGLNKALSTLSAHIIVVTLFFGPCIFIYAWPFNSFAGNKVLAVFYTIITPLLNPVIYTLRNQKMQGAMRKLWFQRVISTQKF; this comes from the coding sequence ATGGATCTTAAAAATGGATCTGTAGTGACTGAATTTATTTTACTAGGATTTTCTGGGCAACGggaatttcatattttcttctttgtaacatTCTTGTTAATCTACAGTGCTACTGTGTGGGGGAATATTCTCATTATGGTCACGGTGAAATTTAGTTCCACCCTTCATTCTCCCATGTACTTCCTCCTTGGAAACCTCTCTTTTTTAGATATGTGTCTTTCCACTGTCACCACACCCAAAATGATCACAGACTTGCTCAGTGAACACAAAACCATCTCCGTATGGGGCTGCATGACTCAGATGTTCTTTATGCACTTGTTTGGGGGTGCTGAGATGACTCTTTTGATAGCCATGGCCTTTGACAGATATGTAGCCATATGTAAACCCCTGCACTACAGGACAATCATGAGCCACAGGCTGCTGAGTGGGTTTATGATACTATCATGGACAATTGGTTTTGTACACACCATGAGCCAGATGGTTTTAACAGTCAACTTGCCTTTCTGTGGCCCCAATGTCATAGACAATATATTCTGTGACCTTCCTCTTGTGATTCAGCTTGCTTGTATGgacacatatacaatggaattctTTGTCATTGCTGACAGTGGGCTGCTCTCACTCATCTGTTTTATCCTGCTGCTTGTCTCCTACACTGTCATCCTGATCACTGTACAACAAAGATCATCTGGAGGACTCAACAAGGCTCTGTCCACACTGTCTGCACACATCATTGTGGTCACTCTGTTCTTTGGACCTTGTATCTTTATCTATGCATGGCCATTCAATAGTTTTGCAGGCAATAAAGTCCTTGCTGTATTTTACACCATTATCACACCCTTACTGAATCCTGTTATTTACACACTgagaaatcagaaaatgcaaGGAGCAATGAGAAAATTATGGTTCCAACGTGTAATTTCTACACAGAAGTTTTAG